Part of the Primulina huaijiensis isolate GDHJ02 chromosome 15, ASM1229523v2, whole genome shotgun sequence genome is shown below.
TTTGATTTGATAAGGCAAACTGGTCcccaaaacttaaaatttatgaaataaaaaaaagggaATGTGTATGTAAAGTACTCTGATTAATTGAgggaaaaaaatgagaaaaatgttgCAAGTATAAAacaattatcaatttatttgaTAACCTGATACATTTTTTTCAGattgaaaaataacaaaaatatatttttttacataaatttttctgtgagacggtttacacatcaattttgtgatacgaatCTCCTATGTAAGTCACCaattaaaagtattacttttttataccagaagtattacttattattataaatatagacaaattgatcatctcacaaaaaatctattatatttttttaatctctcAAACCATTTTTAAAACTATTCTCCAACACTTTTTTCCCAAAAGTTATATTTTGCTGGGCATGAATCatgataatgatatatatttacaaaaatctttaaattaatgacaaaaaaataaaataaaggaaaaaaatggGGCCCACTTAGACGAAGCCCGAAAGACGGAGGTTCGGAAGTTGTGCGTTGCACCTTAGTAATTTGGCCTTCTTAGCAGTCGCAGACATCTCACTCTACCCTGTGCCGGCGGAAGTCACTTTCAGGCACCTCGCGAGGAAGAAGATCGAAGATATGGAGAGGCCAAAGAAGAAGCAAGTGTTCCTCTTCTACTGTGAGGAGGCTGAGGAATTGGCGCGCAACGTAGCTGCTCAATCGGACCTCATTCGGCTTCAATCCATTAACTGGAGGTAAACTAAGAGATTTCTTTTGGGTTCTTTGGTGATGCAGGGGATGTGGAGTTTCAGTTTCAATAgctgtcttttttttttgtgggtgTGTTTGTttgttctctctttttttttttggcctaGTGCCCCTCGGATACAACAATATTTGTTTagtttttgaagttttttactcttttgattttgaaaagaaGTTCCTTTGTTTATTCTGAAATGGGTCACATTTCCTTTAGTGAAAACTTTTGGGGTACGGATTTTTTTGCATTATGGTTATGACTAATGAGGAGATGGCTCTTGTTATTTATAGTCTTCTATGCTTGTCTACTTGTGCCGAGTCAAATGCTCTTCTGTAATAAAGATTGCTCAAGCCCACAGGCCACAATTTTTCTTGGAGTAACTTAGTTTATCGCAAGTCCTAATTTTTAATTGACGGCATGAGATAGCCTAGGAAAGTTGCTGATGTTGATCACCGTGGTGGCGTTAGTATAACTTCTGGCGTCTGCCTGATCTCCTATTAACAATATTGTCACTGATCCCTATTCGGTGAATCATTTTAATAGCAAAAGATTTGGACAAGAAATCTATTTTTGGTTTTGAGGGGAATTAGTTTTGTCTTGAAAAATTGCACATAAATGGTTTCTGGCACACGAACTATGCAATGATTGTCAGTTTTTTTCATATATTCCAGCACCTACCTTTATTTCATTTTACTCGTGACAATTGTGTCAATAATAGTTATCTAATAGATTATGTTAATCCCAAAATATCTGTACATAAATGCTTGTGATGTTTGAATATTGTAAATTATGTTTAGTACAGCGTAAGGCTTTATCTGGTTTAGTTTACCTTGAATTTGACTGTGTAACAGGAGCTTCGATGATGGATTTCCAAATCTTTTCATAAAGAATGCACATGACATTCGAGGCCAGCATGTTGCCTTTTTAGCATCTTTCAGTTCAACTGCAGTAATTTTTGAACAGCTTTCGGTGATCTATGCACTTCCTATGTTGTTTGCTGCGTCATTTACTGTGGTGCTACCTTTCTTTCCAACTGGTTCctttgaaagaattgaagaggAAGGAGATGTTGCCACAGCATTTACCTTGGCTAGAATGCTATCAAACATTCCTATCTCAAGGGGTGGTCCCACCAGTTTAGTTATCTATGATATACATGCTTTGCAGGTTATTTTCAATCATAGTGGTATTCTTGTCACTTATAGTTTATCACATACTTCTGTTTATTTCTCACCATTTCAGAACTATGTACTCtgtttcttgaaattatttgattcaGAAATGGTTCTGTCTCTTAACTTGATACTAAAAAACGTAGTTTTATTCCATCTTTTCATTTCCACaggaaagattttattttagcGACACTATTTTGCCCTTGTTTGAGACTGGGATCCCACTCTTGAAGCAGCGGCTTCACCAGCTTCCTGAAACTGAGAAGGTGGGTTCCTTATTTCCTAAGTTAGTGAATAATGGCGTCTTAGAGTGTCAAGAAACCATTTAGTTCATCTTTTAACTGTATCATACTTATTTCCAACTTAACCTTCTTTTACCAGATAGTTGTTGCGTTTCCAGATGATGGAGCTTGGAAACGATTCCACAAGCTGTTAGATCAGTTTCCTATGGttgtttataataattaaaaatgtcaCACTGTAGTTTTTcattatatatcatattttttggAGCTTATGTCTTATTTTTGGCACAGGTTATTTGCAACAAGGTTCGTGAAGGGGACAAAAGAATAGTTAGGATAAAAGAGGGTAATCCGTCTGGATGCCATGTTGTCATTGTTGATGACTTGGTGCAATCTGGTGGGACCCTAATTGAGTGTCAGGTGTTCTTTCTTGACTCTCTCTTAATTTTTGCTAGAGTATGATTTTCCAACGTATTAACCTCAGCTTATCTGTctttgatattttgtttaacgttaattttttttgcataaTATTGCTCACAGTTAGtcaattgtgattttatattGCTATAGTTCTAGCAAGCAAGAAAAGGATTATGATGGCTGATGTCCCATGTTCGACTATGATCAAATGAGCTCAACATTACCAGCTCAATCATTTAGTTCTTGAACTTGAGCCAAGCTGAATGGCTTATATAAAAACTTTGCTGGAGCAAAATCGATGTATAAATATATTACTATATACTATGTTGTTCAAAAGACTTACGAGTTTCtccttaggaaaaaaaaaagacttacTAGTTTCGATATAGTTTACCAAGCATGATTAGTTTAAaagtttttcaaataatgtaaaGCTCCGAGCCAGCTTGCTAACTTTTAAGCtgttataattaaattcaaGCTTGGAAAAAGTTTGAGTCGAACTTCACTAGGTAATTGGGACCGTTGGacttttgggttcagaagtacATAATCAATTCATTCGATTtgttctaattatttttttcttgtttcgGGAAGAGAATCATAAGTGGGTTTGAAACTCGAGACTGAAACCCACCACCTCTCCTCATCAAGGTAGTGGTAATATAGCTTCAACCATATGGTTGTTGGTAATCACTCCTTCAACGTTAAATTCCGTAGGCAATGTATTTGTGATGGCTCAAAaactttatttctttttgtTATATTGCTACTGTTTTTTGCCTGTCAGAAAGTGTTGGCTTCTCACGGTGCAGCAAAGGTGAGTGCCTACGTAACTCATGCCGTGTTTCCAAATAAGTCTTGGGATCGCTTTGTTCACAAGAGTGAAGGTATCGTGTGTGTGTTTTAGTTTCAGCGACTCTCTTCCAATTATCTTGTGGCTGACTACGACATTCTTAGCAGACTTGGAGAAGGCGTTCACCCATTTCTGGATCACGGATTCTTGCATGAACACTGTGAATGCCATCTCTAATAAGCCACCTTTCGAAGTTTTGAGTCTCGCGGGATCTATAGCCGATGCTCTCCAAATCTGAGGATTTGCCAAAAATACAGAAAAGGGTGAGGCACACTTTGTCTACCCTGCACAATGGGCACTCTTATTTTGAGGAAGATCATTAGTTACTTTCGGTTCAGACAATTAACCATCTACCCAGTGGTACTTGCTTGAGATCATTTAACAACGACCTCATTATTACGCAGTAAACGTACAATTCCAATATTTTTGAATCATGCAAGAGTGGCCCCTTATCTTTATTTAGAGACGAGCAATACTCCAGgcaaataaaaatgataaagcAGATTCAGTTAATTCAGAGATGCAATCCAATTTATTAGATAGTTTGGTTgttgttcaagaatttcagGTATACAGACTCAATTTCTCTTGTTTCCTTGAAAAAAACAAAGTCTAAAAGTAGCCATAAACAGACAAGTTACAACTAGATTCCCCAACTTTGTTGCAAAAATCGcctattttaattgttttaaacaTTTTGATTCAGCGactttaaaaattcaattaGTTCAGTCTAGGAATATCAACTACTCGACTCAATTCGCTTGATTTTGTAATTTGTTAAAATTGATGAAGTCAACTGTTCACTCTATGTTACATACCACGAAGTACATAAAAAAGGCAGCAGATTTACAAACCAAAGACTGATAAATATGTGCATTAATGTGAAGAATCATGTAAAG
Proteins encoded:
- the LOC140960406 gene encoding ribose-phosphate pyrophosphokinase 4-like → MERPKKKQVFLFYCEEAEELARNVAAQSDLIRLQSINWRSFDDGFPNLFIKNAHDIRGQHVAFLASFSSTAVIFEQLSVIYALPMLFAASFTVVLPFFPTGSFERIEEEGDVATAFTLARMLSNIPISRGGPTSLVIYDIHALQERFYFSDTILPLFETGIPLLKQRLHQLPETEKIVVAFPDDGAWKRFHKLLDQFPMVICNKVREGDKRIVRIKEGNPSGCHVVIVDDLVQSGGTLIECQKVLASHGAAKVSAYVTHAVFPNKSWDRFVHKSEDLEKAFTHFWITDSCMNTVNAISNKPPFEVLSLAGSIADALQI